The nucleotide sequence gcaGTTTACAGTTTTCGTCTTCGCAACTTCCAATAAAAACTCATAATCCTATACTTCTGAAATACACATTGCATCGTCATTCTCATCGAAAAACATAGAATTCTGGAATAATCTTTTTTACACGTGTAATAGGTAAgtatatctatattatataaTGTTCAGCTAAATGTATAActaaatagatattttattcaataatcTCCGACaatctttaaaaagataaaaaatgtgCTTTATATTTTTGCTgcattgccttattttattatataatttattatatataaaatatattatataaatataaaaatatatattatataaaattactatTTCCCTCTCATTGACATACTTTAATTGGAAGACGTCGCTCATTTGCCGCAACAACGACTGGAAATTTCTAGTTTTTTTAGTTATTGGCGCAAAAAAAACAGTTGATCTTTAAGCTGTTAACCTCTCCGCATTTACTGACAAGGTGTTTCGTAAACTGATTTTTACCGAATCTATGAATAAAATGTCTCGCACTAATGCGTGTTTTAGTGAATAAAACACATGTTAATGCTGCATAAATTCATAATAATGCAGCACTAATATCAATAAACATTGTATCGTGAACTATCTCGCCCATAGATATAAaggattaataataaattaaacgaaagtattaataaatgataataaaataaaaccttTATTAGATGAATACAAATATATCCCAATATTAGACTGAGGTAGacataaaattgcataattatTATCTGcctgtaattaaatattttagcacaacttttccttttaaatttgtatttcttTAAAACACTCATATTTTTCTATACTCTTGTTGGTTAAAGATGGAGATATCCGTCATTTCTAATATCCAATCAATATCTTTATTCAATATATTTTCAACCCATTAAATACTAAttctatattaaattattaaatcatagtgatataatattttattgtacaACAAGAGAATTTAATAATCATATAACAGTTTATAAACGCAATAAGGTTTATTCATAGAATCGTTGAAAAATTAcgcatattttgtatataaataataaagttgTGAACCCTTACaacaaaacattttttattaaccTTTGAAATACCATCAAATATAGAAATTAATGTTATTTTTTAAACCTTTAAAACCTTTTTTAGACCTCTGAGATCTTTTTTAAACTTCTTAAACCTTTTTTTATACCTTTTAAACCATTTTTGAAACTATAACGAAGATATTTCTATTACATTTTACTGATCAtgttctattattttattgcattattctaaatattatatgcaatacatgataaaaaccaTTTTTTCTTTGACTTTTTAATAATGAATAAAGTGGAAGATACATTAACATAAAgatgtagaaaattgttttaaatttatcattcgttgcagtataaaatttttatatcttcgtatttttgaattttactttttatttacacACTTTTTAGTAAGAAAATAGTATTTAAGAAAGATTAGTTCATGGTTTactatatatttacaaaattatttttcctaTGACAAAAATGTATTCACAAAATTTATATAAGTATACAAATTGTCTAATGGTAATTAGCCAAGttatcaaaattatattaaatatttcaatatttacaaaGTACAAGTTTATATGAACAAATTTACTTTTGTACTTATACTGCATTATATTTATAGTGTACAACTTATTGCATAAAACTAATCATCTTGTACGGATTTCATCCTCAAATcttttgttattaattatttaaatatttggatGGTAATAAAATACCTTAATTAACGTTATGTGTGATAAGGCTATTGAACTTAATTCTTTGTTCAAAGGTATTATAAAAATCTTTGTATTGTTTTATGATCTTGTATTTTTTCTAATGAATGTAGATTATCCCACCACGATGACAATTTATGCTTAAGAATTAATTTAAACCAGGGACTCAATGGACTAAGATTTTTCTCAATATCTTTGATTTCTGATTTTGATACCCAACGAATTTCACTGATTTCATCTGGATTTGGATCCAATGTTACATTATCTTTTTGTATAAATAACACATAATCTATTTCATGTTCACCCCATATACCTTCCACATCTTGATAATGAATTCTTGTTAAGTAGAAAAAATCTGATAGCAAAATTTCTGACAAAGGAATTCCTAACTCAAAATTCAGTCTTCTTCTTGCTGCTCTACGAATTCCTAGTGCCTCACGTTCGTCAGTTTCTTCGGGAATTTCAAATAATGGATGACTACAGCATGTATTTGTATAACGGTTTGGGAATGTtatctataaaaagaaaaatcttctGCCATTAATCTAATATACTTAATATAAATGTACAACTTTTGTATAAAAACTACAGAAGAAAAACATGATAAATCACATTTCCTAGTTCTTATAAGGCAgtgattttaaaatttattatattgacAATAAATCTCATATTAACAAAATTGCccttttatttgattttggagctaaatatgtatttttttatcttctttaaaatattttagatatttctcattataatattaaaatattacttaTCTTAATAATTAATGTAACGGAAGTTCACCTTTGTAATCATAAAGTGACATTCAAATGAgaaatcaacaaaaatgtacTTATCATATTTATCTTCTGTGATCTACATATACAAGAAGTACATACCTTATTGGGAGACCTTTTTTGAAGTAATAGTTCTCCTTTACCATTGAATAAAAAGACACTAAATGCTCTATGAAGTAAAACTTGTCCATCAGAATTAACAATGTGACAGTCTCTTTTTGTGGCATTACCAAGAGGCTTGTCCGACTCATCAACAAGAATACAACGTTCCTCTAAAGCAGCTTCCTGCAAAGGTTGGGCACTACCGAAACTCCTCATTGGTGATGTTAAACTTCGTATAGCAGCACGCAATGTTCTAGCCACTTGAGCCATCACAGTAGTCTCCTCTTAAATAGTATTGAAAAATGTTCAACGTACAACAATTTATACACTCAAGCTGGCTCCAATATAGTATGATATGCAAAGTATAGGTTAATTAAATCAGTGACCTTCCTTTAAAAGTTATTTACATTATTTGAGCTTGAAGATTATTATGGATGCGATATACTCGGGGATATGCAAAATTATCAAAATCAGTAAGAAGTTAAATCTAACATGTATATTTAAATGATGGTATAAACATAAAACGTTTAACTAGAAATACGACAAGCATACTAGGCGGGGAAACTTTCTTTTTGAGAAATGCGGCCATATATTTTTGACATACATATTACATAAATCATCTTTCCTGACGTCATGATAGCATCTTTTGAATAAATACATAAGATTTTTTGATCCACTGTGAATGCTTCCAATTGTAGATCAACCAGTTCTCTTATGATAAAGATTTATACACACTGAAATATAGAGAGCGTGGTGGTAGAGTTTTGAATATACTATACTAATAACAAAATTGGCTATTGTGATGTAAAAGAAATAAGTTTTTGTTAAAAACGATATTTATTGTAAGcaattaaaataatcatttaagaataattttataaaatgtatagataataattaaaaatactgTAATTTAATCTTAAATTGTTATGATCATTTTGTTgcctaataaataaaatataaaggaTGCAATAGACATGATATTACAGAAAAATTgcagaaaatttaatatatcatgaagttttatattatgtatagTTATAGTATAATTATGTCATTTGAATCGTAATGATCGATAGTTCTCGTTGGTTCTCGacttcgatcgatcgaatcgcTTCGTGGGGTAGTTGAGTAGATTTCAGGGTTCAGTGTGTCTGCAATAAAGAccgttatataaaaaaaattattgtttctttAATGTGTTATTTATTGTCTACGTTTCGATATAATTTAAGTCATTTTATATCATCCCATTAGTTTGTTAGTATAAAGCGCAAAATGAGTGAGAACGCAGAAATTACGGGAGTAATATCGCCAGAAGATGCGGCCAAAGcggaaaaatttaaagaagaagcaaatgaatattttaaaagtGCGTTTACAAACTTTCCTTATAAATTTGATCTTGCTATTTATTTTGTGTTTAGATGCCAAGCTAAGCAAAAATTCATGATTAACATTAGAATAATGTAATTTAGTCACGTGTACGTTGAAAACTAACCCAACTTCCGTAACGtaaattatcattaaattatCAAGTGTAAACCTAATCATTAGaagttttgaaatttaaaacaaTCAGGTTCCTTGTTATATCGGTGCTACAAGTTTATTCTAAATAATTATGTTCATTTGTAATGTTTGTCACTTTAATTATGACATTTCATATAACATGTTTTATTTGATGTGTCAAATTTGTAGTAATTTCATTTTGACAACATAAAAGTGTTAATTTTTGGAGTACTTCCATTATAGCGAAATAAAAAGTAATCTGTTATCCTTCCGGTGTATATGTTGAGAACAAACAaaacattaattataattttttcgcTATTATCTATcgtatatttcattattttctttttagatCAAGACTATGACAAAGCCATAGAATTCTATACTAAAGCTATAGAAGTAAATCCTACAGTGGCAGTTTATTATGGAAATAGAAGTTTTGCTTATCTAAAAACAGAATGTTTTGGATATGCACTTACAGATGCATCAAAAGCTATTGATTTAGATAAAAATTACGTGAAGGGATATTATCGTAGAGCTGCAGCTCATATGTCACTTGGCAAGTTCAAACTAGCTCTTAAGGATTATAAAACTGTTACTAAAGCAAGACCAAATGATAAAGATGCAAAGATTAAATACacagaatgttctaaaacattaaaaatgttAGCCTTTGAAAAAGCAATCTCagtggaagaaaataaaaaaaatatagcaGATATGATTAATTTAGAAGCAATGGGTAAATtatacttaatatttatttaatgagTTTAAATATGCTTAAAAAAAGTTCTGTTGTGATTGTTTTTGTTTTATAGCTATCGAAGATGAATATACCGGGCCTAAACTTGAAGATGAAAAAGTTACGTTGCAATTTATGCAAGATTTATTAGTATGGTATAAGGAACAAAATAAATTACACCGTAAATATGCTTATAAAATTCTTTTAGATATAAAAGCATGGTTTATGGCACAACCAAGCTTAGTTGACGTTACAATTCCTGAAGATAGTAAATTTACTATCTGTGGAGATATACATGGACAATTCTATGATTTACTTAATATATTTGAATTAAATGGATTACCATCAGAAACTAATCCATATGTATCttttataatagtaaataagTTATACCTATTACTACATTTcatatttactaatttaatgattaaatatactataattaaatatattactaatacAAGTACAATAGTATCATATATTTCTTAATAGTTATACAGTTATTCAATGGAGATTTTGTAGATAGAGGCTCCTTCTCCGTAGAATGTATATTTACCCTATTtggatttaaattattatatccaAACCACTTTTTTATGTCTAGAGGTATACTCTTACCAATCTATTTATATCATTAACATGTTGTACATATTCATagtaaaatacaatatttagGTAACCATGAATCTGCTACAATGAATCAAATGTATGGATTTGATGGTGAGGTTAAAACAAAATATTCTGCTCAAATGGCTGAGTTATTTACAGAGGTTTACAATTGGCTCCCTCTTGCCCATTGTCTTAATAATAGAATACTTGTAAGTTTATATTGTTACGTAGAAGAGAGATGTTGAATTTAATATAGTAGGTAACCAAGGAAGTTTGCGTTGTTTTAATCAATAACAATCAATAAAGAATGAAGCGGACTTTCCTGGTTTCCTGATAGTTATGCAATggtgtatatataaattatgtgTTTATGGGATTTGTAGGTAATGCATGGTGGTCTATTTTCAAGAGACGACGTTACGTTAAAAGAAATTCGAGAAATTGATAGGAATAGACAACCACCAGAAGAAGGGCTAATGTGCGAATTATTATGGTCAGATCCACAACCACAAGCTGGAAGAGCACCCAGTAAAAGAGGAGTTGGTGTACAGTTTGGCCCTGATGTTACACAAAATTTCCTTGCCATGAACAATCTTGATTACATTATAAGAAGTCACGAAGTGAAAAATGATGGATATGAAGTTGGTCACTTTGGAAAATGTATTACTGTATTTTCTGCTCCAAATTATTGGTACATAAACGTGTATTATTagtttaaaaataattgttctTTATGAAATGAACGATCTTTAATACAGTcatattgtatattaattttattatttattcttagtGATACTATGGGTAACAGGGGCGCTTTTATCACACTTAATGGTAAAGATATGGAACCCCATTTCACATCATACGAGGCAGTGGTATGTTACAAactaattaataagttttataatttttaattgtacTACATAAGGATGTACTTTTGTTTCAGGCTCATCCAAATATAAGGCCAATGGCATATGCTAATTCTCTACTAAAATTCATGTGCTAGTGGAACACCCTAGGTATTAttgataaataaatgaataacaaTAACTGAATACGAGTAGCCCAATCAAAGTGTGCGTAATATATTTGATACCGAAATGGAGAAGGTGAGAAACACTTAGGCTTCTCCAAAACAATAAAGTACTGTATTCTTTTTAGGAACATGAAAATCTTCTGTATCATAATAACTGCAATGAAGATGTAATATTGATGggtacaaaaatgaaaaaagtttgcttgttttgagaACATGCAAACAGACATATATCAAATTTTCTTGTCTATGATAAGACTAATGCCTCATTAGCAATTTATGTTTCactgtaacgaaatgacgcaaagaagaaaagaaacgtttCTATTTTGTACCCTCAATTGAACCACCTTATTCACTAAAGATTTTAATGTTCACGCACAAGCTGAGTAAATGATCTCAAAGATCTCAACAGATTAACTTATATTCTAATATTTGCAGAAGGTGCTGAACATATAATGAACACACctgttattcttttaatttattctttaATGAATAATGGTGGTTTTTACAAGACGATAATTATTACGAAAATATCTAATACATATGCAATTTAGCATGACTATGTAGTACAATTTTCCAGCCAGTCACTATTTGTCACGTTATTTGTGATAACtacttttttacaaatttaacgTGATTGGAAGGATTTCTTTAATCTAACATTTTGtttttttgttaataataaacgatgtttataatgtatttaaaatttatattgtttttctttaaaaaaaggaAACTTGTGTACCTTGTGAAATGAGCGGAAAAATTTCTCCTGGTAAATTATCTCGATTTTGACGATTCACAGTTataattttacatcttttaTCTGCATGAAGCTTTTGGAACAATGATAAATGCCGTTGCGGTACTTTATGCATTTGAGGTATCGTCGCAATTACAAAAGGTATTTTTGAAGTTCCAAAAAATAACTTCACTATTTTATCATGAAATCTTTGACTAAACAATTCCATTTTTCCAATTTCATCTATGATTAATATGTCCTAAGGAAATCGAAAATTAATGAATTgattacaattataaatatgtataaaatatataaaactattCTGCTTACTGCATTTGAATCAAAGACAGGCAATGCTGTTGCTTCAAAATCATTAAGAAACACATGATAATTCCCCACTTTATATTTAGAGTGCTGCGACTGGTTTATCACATTTCTGTTTACAAGTAGTATTGTCTTAGTCAAAAAGGAAATTAAActttatatatttaagaaattaataCCAACTCAATTCGTGCCAATGTTGATTTTTCGTCACGGTTTTTCATTAGCACAACATCAAATCCAATCCTGCTACCACTTTGACCTCGAACTTCTTCAGTATAAAATCCATCAAACTTACAACTTTGTTCCTCCATCATCAAAGCTAACTTTTTACATAACGTAGTTTTTCCTATACCTATGGCAGTTCTCATTTTATTCAAAACCATtataaactatttttatttacaataaacgaTTAGAAGATTaactaataaattttaaagaataCAACAAATAcattacttattattataaaattacacaTGTTATATGACGgtgatttaaataaataagaaatgtaaataattaaaagaaaaaatattaaatattttgaacaTTGGGGATATGTAAAAGTTACTAGTAGTGGGCGATTTTTTGAACACCATGTAATTTTTGAAAATCGCGGACTTACCAGGAGGGCCAGTGAGAAGTACGCGTGAGACACGCAATGCGGCGCCGGTATCCATGCTTCTTGTTTTTCTAGAAGTGTTTAAGTAACAGTTGTGAGTGACACTTGCATATAAACGTAAGAAGATAGTAGGtaatcgaaataaaaagaaaaaatatttttatttaatgggGCTATTTAGTTAGAGATATATGTATCGATGATATGGATAAGAAATCGAAAGGAAAAGATTGATAATATTAGCCACAACGTGGAGTCGCTGAATAGCGATCAGCTGATTGTGCTCGAGTAAGACAATCTGTTCGGGTGGGCTGAAACGCCTTTGTATATGTGGGTACCTACTACCTACATATGTACTTTGGTTGTGTTCAGAAGTGCGTTGGTGCGTGAGACGCACCTCGTGTAGCTTATGTTTGTGTGAGTTTATGAGGTGTATACTCGCGACACGTCTGTCACAGAATAAATATAAGATCGGCCACGACGAAACTTATAATAGTTACAACCTATAATAATCTCGTAGATTTGATTGCGCCACGAATTTCCCTATTCTATAGGTCTCCCCGGTTTACTAAGTACGCGAGACAGTCTTAGAATCTTTGAGGTGCACTAAGGGTACTTAATCGACGAAGAGAATACGGGCGTTAGTTACAGGATACATGGAAGAAAGGGACGAAGGGTGAAGACGACGGTTCTATCCGTTTTCGTATACGTATCAGTATATGCAAAGAAATGGCTCGTCCTTCCAATTATAATCCGCTCTCGTATTTCGTCGCAAGACAAATCGACGACAAAGTCGACTACTGCAAACGCCTCGTTAATGCAAGGTTCGAAAGTTCCGAAAATCTGTTTAGGAAAGATCTACTATCGCATTATGGATGCGTCAATGCGATTGAATTTTCGAATCAAGGAGATCTATTGGTTTCCGGTAAGAAGTTAACAaatatgtttaatttatttcgttcttacACGGCTTATGCCCGTCGATTTAGAAAATTAAAGTTCGACGGAAAATTGAAGccttttgatatttttaagtaATTACACGATTGTGCAAAACATGTGTTAGTTCCTGGATATATGTTTTTGTAATGTATTAAATTGAttattgaaatgaaaatatatttattgtttaaaattattttatcattaatttaacAGGTGGTGATGACAGAAGAGTTTTATTATGGAAAGTAGAGCAAGCAATACAAGATGTAGGCAAACCCACAGTAATGAAAGTTCAACACATTAGTAATATCTTCTGTCTTGGTTACGATAATAgcaaaacaaaaatattttctgctGGAAATGACGATCAAGTTATTGTTCATGACTTACGAACGTATGAAGCTTCTTCCTTAAACacttttatatataaacatatagaactaaacaattatttatttcttgatATAGGGGAGATGTTGTGAATCTCTTCGTCCATGAGAAACCTGTTTATGGACTGTCAGTACATCCGCATAATGACAATGTATTTGCAAGCGCCTGCGATGATGGGAGAGTTTTAATTTATGACATACGAGGATCCAATGCTATGGAAACATTTTGTTTGGCACGGTACAAAACTGCTTTTCACTCTGTAATGTTTAATCCTGTTGAGCCGAGAATGCTTGCGACCGCCAATGCTAAAGAAGGAGTTAGCATGTGGGATGTAAGAAAACCTTTGAAGTAagtaaaaaattcaaataaaatcatATGAAAATGTTTCGTCaaaataataactataataatatttacagACCTATATTACGTTATGGAAATGAAAGTTCAGCTCAGAGTTGTATGAACGTTAGATTTAATGCAGCAGGTAATAGATTGCTAGCTTTGAGAAGAAGATTACCTCCTGTACTTTATGATGTAGACTCTTCTACTCATTTATGTCAGTTTGATCATCCTGGATACTATAACAGTTGCACAATGAAATCATGTTGTTTTGCTGGAGATAATGATGAGTATGTCCTTTCTGGTAAGTAGTACTGCAATAATCATAAATCTTTTTATATACTTCTTCTGCTAGTATTTACATACATTTCAACTTATAATTTTAAGGTTCTGACGATTTTAATCTATATATGTGGAAAATTCCTTCTGAGGATGTAAAATGGGTAAATTTTGCACACATGGTATTACGTGGGCACAGGTCCATTGTTAATCAAGTACGATACAATCAAGCTAGTTGTATTTTTGCTTCATCTGGAGTTGAGAAACTCATAAAGATTTGGAGTCCATTTCCTCTTGGAAGCAATTGCTTAGGTGGATTAAAGGTAATTTatggaataattttattatacatgtTGATAGCATATATCAttgtttctatatttatattttagaggGATGATGGAAGACAAGAGAGGCAAAGGAGAGTATTTACACATGATGAATATATTGGACTAGTATTACGTAGTGGACAATTTATGACACATGATTATAGCCATCAATCAACCAGAGAAGATCCTAGAATGATGGCATTTTTTGATTCATTGGTACAACGTGAGGTTGAAGGTTGGACTTCTGAAGATATGTCAACAGCACCTCAAACCCCTAGTGATTCTGAAAGTAATCTTATAACTGGACGAGTTTATAGTGCAACAGATTCTGATGGTAaatctttttttcaaatttttacattgaagtactaaacaaaaataattttgagtgaaatattaatttattttcttgtaGACTCTACGGCATTTGACCGTCAATTGATGTCAAGTATTTTGGGGCCAGCGATAACACTGGCATCCCGTGGATCCTGTGGGGGTGGAGTAGCCCCTGAAAGACCATTAGAGTCCCCAAATCGTATAACACAACTTATAGCATATCGTAGAGAAAAACTAATGAAACTTGCAGCTGTAGATTGTGATGCACCAGCAAATAATGCCTCAGCTGCAGCGTCAGAACCATCTGCCTCAGGTTCTGCCAGTGATGGTGACAATGCGCAAGTTAAGTGTAAATCtaaatcaaaagtaaaatttcttAAGAGGAAACATAGTAAAATTACTGAGATAAGAAGGGCCGGAATAAAGTGTGCAGTGTTACAAATTAATAGTGACTCTGATAGTGATGAACAACCTGTTGACACAACTCAGCCTAGTACCAGTTCTGGCGTAGTTTCTAGAAGATCACGATATGTTGTGCATATTGAGAGGGAAGCAAAACATTCAAATTACAGCAGTAGCAGTTCAGAGGATAACGACATTTCTGGTAAACGTAAGCATTCGAAAACTGATTCTGATACTTCTACGAAAGTACACAGAAGGaaacacaaaaaatgtaaaagtaACTCAAAAAGTGACAGTACCAAAAATAAGAGCAAACGGCAAAAAATTGATTATGatacaaagaagaagaaatcaGGCAGAGATTGGAAGCtttatttaaatgatgttaGTAATGCAATAAAAATCCAGAAAGATGGTCCATCAGTGCCAGTGAACAAATCAAGCAAAGTTCCTTCAACTCCTGACAGTGGTATCACATCAGGAGTATCTACAAGTGAAAAAAATGGTGAACAAGCACAGAAAGATCAAAATGATGCAGAGAGCTCAGATCATGAGCAGAAACTAAAAAATCTAGAATATTTTAGAAAGAAGGTGAATGTAGTAAGAAGGAGCTATCGTATTCGATCTAAGCCTTTATCCCAAACTATTTCAACTACAACTGATTCTTCCGATTAAGCTCCTATTACCTTCAACATTTTAATCCCTTTCCTTTTGTACATAATGAATCTGTGATTCCTTgaagtatatttttataatactaaGTTCGTTCGCACGCGAATATGACCGGttttttctatcttcttttAGACTTTATTATTTTTCCGTTATCTTCATATGTATGCTATATTTTATTGGAATCTCTTATCATACAAGACTGTCCCAGAAAAATAAATCTTCTTTCACCATATTTAGAACAATTTTCATTGTCATctaattacaatattttataattggtACAAAGGATTATACGAATTTAGTAGTctaaaatgtttaaaattattaataactgATGTCTCAATTGTTTAgaaaatttgatttattattataatataaacatgTTTGGATATGACCATTAAATCATATATAATCGAAACTCCAGCAAAACACCGCCGAGAATTATAGGTAAATTGATGCTACATTAGCTATAATAAGCGATCCAGCTAATGTGTATTGTTGACATGGTTTGTAAGtgtgatggaaaataataaaacaataaattgatatacatttttttcttaTATGTTTAGCTTTGAAAACAAGTTAAGGATATTGCATTATTTAATCCTGCATTTATACGTCTTTATTaacttataataaataaaggaaagaaTGACCTAAATTTATGCATTAATTTATTGTCCAATAAATTTATGTAGTTCTGCTTTATTTAATATCAGAACACGATTTTCCTTTTAATTTTGATAGAAAGCATAAATATACGAAACAAATATGACTAATTCCTTTATGATGTCATTGTGGTTTCTAGATATAAAGTACATCCTTCCTGTGGGTACAAAACCTTAATTCTTTCAGTTTTAGAAATAATGTTCCCTGGTCTTTCATTTTACTAACATCAGTTATTCAGAATGTTATATTTAACTTTATCAACTAA is from Bombus vancouverensis nearcticus chromosome 17, iyBomVanc1_principal, whole genome shotgun sequence and encodes:
- the Idi gene encoding isopentenyl-diphosphate delta isomerase, whose amino-acid sequence is MAQVARTLRAAIRSLTSPMRSFGSAQPLQEAALEERCILVDESDKPLGNATKRDCHIVNSDGQVLLHRAFSVFLFNGKGELLLQKRSPNKITFPNRYTNTCCSHPLFEIPEETDEREALGIRRAARRRLNFELGIPLSEILLSDFFYLTRIHYQDVEGIWGEHEIDYVLFIQKDNVTLDPNPDEISEIRWVSKSEIKDIEKNLSPLSPWFKLILKHKLSSWWDNLHSLEKIQDHKTIQRFL
- the PpD3 gene encoding protein phosphatase D3, producing MSENAEITGVISPEDAAKAEKFKEEANEYFKNQDYDKAIEFYTKAIEVNPTVAVYYGNRSFAYLKTECFGYALTDASKAIDLDKNYVKGYYRRAAAHMSLGKFKLALKDYKTVTKARPNDKDAKIKYTECSKTLKMLAFEKAISVEENKKNIADMINLEAMAIEDEYTGPKLEDEKVTLQFMQDLLVWYKEQNKLHRKYAYKILLDIKAWFMAQPSLVDVTIPEDSKFTICGDIHGQFYDLLNIFELNGLPSETNPYLFNGDFVDRGSFSVECIFTLFGFKLLYPNHFFMSRGNHESATMNQMYGFDGEVKTKYSAQMAELFTEVYNWLPLAHCLNNRILVMHGGLFSRDDVTLKEIREIDRNRQPPEEGLMCELLWSDPQPQAGRAPSKRGVGVQFGPDVTQNFLAMNNLDYIIRSHEVKNDGYEVGHFGKCITVFSAPNYCDTMGNRGAFITLNGKDMEPHFTSYEAVAHPNIRPMAYANSLLKFMC
- the LOC117166103 gene encoding cancer-related nucleoside-triphosphatase homolog, producing the protein MDTGAALRVSRVLLTGPPGIGKTTLCKKLALMMEEQSCKFDGFYTEEVRGQSGSRIGFDVVLMKNRDEKSTLARIENVINQSQHSKYKVGNYHVFLNDFEATALPVFDSNADILIIDEIGKMELFSQRFHDKIVKLFFGTSKIPFVIATIPQMHKVPQRHLSLFQKLHADKRCKIITVNRQNRDNLPGEIFPLISQGTQVSFF
- the LOC117166098 gene encoding uncharacterized protein LOC117166098, with protein sequence MARPSNYNPLSYFVARQIDDKVDYCKRLVNARFESSENLFRKDLLSHYGCVNAIEFSNQGDLLVSGGDDRRVLLWKVEQAIQDVGKPTVMKVQHISNIFCLGYDNSKTKIFSAGNDDQVIVHDLRTGDVVNLFVHEKPVYGLSVHPHNDNVFASACDDGRVLIYDIRGSNAMETFCLARYKTAFHSVMFNPVEPRMLATANAKEGVSMWDVRKPLKPILRYGNESSAQSCMNVRFNAAGNRLLALRRRLPPVLYDVDSSTHLCQFDHPGYYNSCTMKSCCFAGDNDEYVLSGSDDFNLYMWKIPSEDVKWVNFAHMVLRGHRSIVNQVRYNQASCIFASSGVEKLIKIWSPFPLGSNCLGGLKRDDGRQERQRRVFTHDEYIGLVLRSGQFMTHDYSHQSTREDPRMMAFFDSLVQREVEGWTSEDMSTAPQTPSDSESNLITGRVYSATDSDDSTAFDRQLMSSILGPAITLASRGSCGGGVAPERPLESPNRITQLIAYRREKLMKLAAVDCDAPANNASAAASEPSASGSASDGDNAQVKCKSKSKVKFLKRKHSKITEIRRAGIKCAVLQINSDSDSDEQPVDTTQPSTSSGVVSRRSRYVVHIEREAKHSNYSSSSSEDNDISGKRKHSKTDSDTSTKVHRRKHKKCKSNSKSDSTKNKSKRQKIDYDTKKKKSGRDWKLYLNDVSNAIKIQKDGPSVPVNKSSKVPSTPDSGITSGVSTSEKNGEQAQKDQNDAESSDHEQKLKNLEYFRKKVNVVRRSYRIRSKPLSQTISTTTDSSD